In a single window of the Bacteroidales bacterium genome:
- a CDS encoding ORF6N domain-containing protein: protein MELQIIQNKIFEVRGYRVMLDFQLAELYQVETRALKQAVKRNMDKFPSDFMFELTREESDMIVNIGVSQNVIPSGYNVGVSLIMVFTEQGVAMLSSVLRSKTAIQVNISIMRAFVLMRQMVIGHEELLKRIEALEESTDVQFNEIYQALTKLLSKPEPNSNPRKQIGYKS from the coding sequence ATGGAATTACAAATTATTCAAAATAAAATTTTTGAAGTTCGAGGTTACAGGGTAATGTTGGACTTTCAGTTGGCAGAATTGTATCAAGTAGAAACAAGAGCATTAAAACAAGCAGTTAAACGAAATATGGACAAATTTCCATCAGACTTTATGTTCGAATTAACAAGGGAAGAAAGCGATATGATTGTGAATATAGGGGTATCACAAAATGTGATACCCTCTGGATATAACGTTGGCGTGTCCTTAATAATGGTATTCACAGAACAAGGAGTAGCCATGCTTTCATCAGTTCTACGGAGTAAGACCGCCATTCAAGTAAATATTTCCATCATGCGGGCTTTTGTTCTGATGCGACAAATGGTAATTGGACACGAAGAATTATTGAAACGTATTGAGGCGTTGGAGGAAAGTACAGATGTGCAATTTAACGAAATATACCAAGCCTTAACGAAACTATTAAGTAAGCCCGAACCTAATTCTAATCCAAGAAAACAAATTGGTTATAAATCATAA